The genomic stretch AACGCTTCCTGGCCCGGCGGGCCGTGGTGGCGCATGTCGATGCCTTCACGTCGTCGATCCGACTGACACGCGCAGAAGCCATCAAGCGAGGTGAAACGGTTTCAATGTGCGTCAGTTCGGATCAGGCCACCTGTCTTGCCGGCGCCGGCGCTACCTGGGACCAGGGCTGGCTGATCTTCGTCGATCGTGATGCAAGCGGCACCTTGGACGCTGGCGATGACGATCAACTGGTGCGGTCAGAGCCGGCCCTGCGCGGCAGTGGCGGGGTGACCACCGATCCGGCAGGCCGGACCAGCGTGACGTTTCGCTCCAACGGCCTGGCCACCGGTGCCGCATTGAATATCACGTTCCAACCCAAGTTGTCTGCCGATGATCCCGGGTACTCCGACTACGAGAAACAAGTCTGCGTGTCCCTGCAAGGTCGAGCGAGGTCGTGCTGAGATGAAGCGCCCGATGAAATATCACGCCCGCGCGCTGGCATTCCAGCGTGGCCTGTCGATGATCGAGATCCTGGTGTCCGTGGTGATCATGTCGCTCGGCATTTTGTCGCTCGCAGCGCTGCTGACCAATGCCACCCGCTACAACAAGACCACCGAGTACCGTTCGGTGGCGACCCTGCTGGCGAACGACATGGCAGACCGCATGCGGGCCAACCGCGACGCGGTGGTCGACGGCTCGTACACCACCGCACTGCCCACCTACAACGTCAACGCGACAGAGCCGCCGAAGGGCACGGGGTGCGAAGCCACGGAATGTACGCCCGCCCAAATGGCGACGCGTGATCTTGCCGATTGGAAACACGCCCTGTTCAACGCGCTGCCGCAGGGCGACGGTTACCTGCTCCTCGACGCCGAGGACAATGCCGTCGACGTCTG from Caldimonas brevitalea encodes the following:
- a CDS encoding GspH/FimT family pseudopilin — its product is MTFCRFKLSPASGPVARRHHAGFTLVELLVTLAVLAVVLGLAAPDMQRFLARRAVVAHVDAFTSSIRLTRAEAIKRGETVSMCVSSDQATCLAGAGATWDQGWLIFVDRDASGTLDAGDDDQLVRSEPALRGSGGVTTDPAGRTSVTFRSNGLATGAALNITFQPKLSADDPGYSDYEKQVCVSLQGRARSC
- the pilV gene encoding type IV pilus modification protein PilV, which translates into the protein MKYHARALAFQRGLSMIEILVSVVIMSLGILSLAALLTNATRYNKTTEYRSVATLLANDMADRMRANRDAVVDGSYTTALPTYNVNATEPPKGTGCEATECTPAQMATRDLADWKHALFNALPQGDGYLLLDAEDNAVDVWVAWLDPAANSDETTVGDGATVKECPTAFVASGADPMPRCAYFRISL